CGTCTCACCGACGGGGTAGAGCTTGACGGTCTTAAGCCCGGCGGCACCGTGGTCGTCACCTACAATGACGGCACCACCGACGCCACCTCGGTGGCCATCACCCAATAGTCCGGACAGGTTTTCAGGGCACGGTCCCAGCGCCGTCAGACCCATGCCTGTAGCGCCGCGCAGGGCCGGAAAATCAGCGCAAAAACCAATATCGATCTGATTGGATCATGGCAAAATTGCGCCGCTTTCGGTCTTGAAAAATATATCTTTTCACCGCTTGCGCCGGACATTTCTCCAGCGCATATCACCGCCGTCCCATCGGGTCCGACATAGCCCGGCAAATCTGCCGGCCGGCCCCGGATCGGGCTACCAACCTATGGAAAAAACCATGAACAAGTTCGTTGCAATCGCACTCGCATCCGCAGCCATGATCTCGACCGCCTTCGCCGGCGAAATCGAAGGCGTCGTCGCCAATGTTGACGCCACCACCGTGGCGCTCGAATCCGGTGAAACCTTCACCGTGGCCGAAGGCGTGACACTGGACGGCGTCGAAGCTGGCCAGACCGTCTCGATCACTTTCAACGATGGCACCACCGAAGCCACCGACGTCGCAATCGTCGAGTAATCGCAAAATCCGGGCCGGGCCGCGCGATGCGGCCCGGCTTGGTTGTGGCCGGCGCTCATAAACTTTTGCTTGCCAATTTTAGACAAAACACGCATCCTTGGC
This DNA window, taken from Hoeflea algicola, encodes the following:
- a CDS encoding DUF1344 domain-containing protein — protein: MNKFVAIALASAAMISTAFAGEIEGVVANVDATTVALESGETFTVAEGVTLDGVEAGQTVSITFNDGTTEATDVAIVE